CCCCAGAAAGCTGTCAAGGGGCAAGCTGTGGCAGACTTCCTAGCAGATCACCCAGGagaggaaattgaaaacatggaCTCTCTGGACATAGCAAATGCAAATCTGCTAACCAGGGCTCATGTTTGCCTTAACAATCCAATCTATTCGATTCATCTTACACCTTGGAAACTATATTTTGATGGATCAAAGACAGATAAGGCTTCAGGAGCCGGGGTTGTTCTGGAAGAACCATTGGGGATCAGACATTGCTATTCCTTCCAGTTAGATTTCCAATGCACCAACAACAGGGCTGAGTACGAAGCTTTGATTATAGGGCTTGAGATGTTGGTAGAATTAGGAATCCAGTCCGTGGAGATCTTGGGAGATTCAATGCTTGTCTTAAAACAAATTGCTGGAGAATACAAGTGTCTAAATCCTTCCTTGGCTGTATATCTAGTAGCAGCTAGAAATCTGTTGACAGAATTCAGAGAAGCTACTTGGGAACACATCCCAAGGGAAGAGAACTTTGCAGCCAATGAACTGGCTCAGGTAGCATCAGGCATACAAATGCCCGAAGACTGCGTCCAAAGGATCATCAAGATAGGAAGAAAAAGTCTACCATCTGTTCTGACTAGAGGAATGGAGATAGAAGTCAATTCTGCCTTAATCACTAAAGACGATTGGAGGGAGCCTATCATGACTTACTTGCAGTATCCCACTCTGCCCTCTGAGAAAAGAGTCAGAATCATGGCTACAAACTACCTCATGTGGAATGAAGATTTGGTCCGAAAAAGTAAAGATGAGGTGCTATTAAGGTGCCTCGGAAAgacagaatatatgaaagtcaTGGGAGAAACCCATGAGGGGATCTGTGGAGCTCaccaaggaggaagaaagatgtGCTGGTTAATTAGAAGGTATGGCTACTTCTGGCCAACCATGTTGAAGGATTGCATCAATTATTCTAAGGGATGTGAAGCTTGTCAAAGGCACGGCCCAATCCAGCAGGCTCCTTCTGTTCCCATGAATCCAGTGGTAAAACCATGGCCTTTTAGGGGATGGGCAATGGATCTCATTGGCAAAATCTATCCAGCCAGCAGCCAGCAGCATTGTTTTATCATTGTTGCTACGGactatttcaccaaatgggtagagGCCAAGCCAATCAAAACCACAACTTCTCAAGAGATCATCACCTTTATAGAAGAACAGATCATACAAAGATTCGGCATTCCAGAATCAATCACAACTGATAGGGGTTCTTCTTTCATATCTAGGGATATGCTAGATATGGCAGaagcattcaaattcaaactacTTCAGTCCACCCCCTATTATGCTCAAGCTAATGGACAGGCAGAATCAAGTAACAAGGTgattatcaatatcatcaggAAGATGTTGGAGAAGAATCCAAAACAATGGCATGAAAAGTTATCAGAGACTTTGTGGGCATACAGAACTTCCAAAAGAGAAGCAACTGGCATGACTCCCTATGCTCTAACCTACGGCCATGATGCAATTCTGCCTATGGAGATAGCAGTCCAATCTCTTAGAATTGCTCACCAACACCATCTCACAggagaagactactctcaagCCATGTTACTTGAATTAGAAGAATTGGATGCAAGTAGGATTGACaccctcaacaaactcttGGCAGGAAAACAGGCTGTATCAAGAGCATACAATAAAAGAGTTAAAGACAAAAGTTTTGAAGAAGGAGAGATAGTCTGGAAGGCAATTCTGCCCCTTGGAGCACACATAGCTGGCTATGGAAAATGGTCACCTACATGGGAAGGTCCTTTTGTGATTAACCAGATCCTCGGAATGGGGGCATATAGGTTGCAGGACAGAGATGGAGTTATTCACAATGCCCCAATCAATGGCAAATGGTTAAAGAAATTCCACCCAACCATGTGGGATTCACAAGCTGTGCAGACAGACCCCGGGATAGAGAAAGAGCAAGGCTAAACTTTGTCTATTTTATGAATCCATTTTTGCTTTAAAAGTAGTTTCGTTTTTACTTCCAAaagttatgttttgtttattacATCAAGGGTAAAATAGAAATAGTAAAATGCTGTTTGAAGGAAAAGCAGAGCAAACTTTATTTAAATAGCCACCATAGCGGCAAATTTGT
Above is a genomic segment from Prunus dulcis unplaced genomic scaffold, ALMONDv2, whole genome shotgun sequence containing:
- the LOC117613364 gene encoding uncharacterized protein K02A2.6-like; this encodes MLKDCINYSKGCEACQRHGPIQQAPSVPMNPVVKPWPFRGWAMDLIGKIYPASSQQHCFIIVATDYFTKWVEAKPIKTTTSQEIITFIEEQIIQRFGIPESITTDRGSSFISRDMLDMAEAFKFKLLQSTPYYAQANGQAESSNKVIINIIRKMLEKNPKQWHEKLSETLWAYRTSKREATGMTPYALTYGHDAILPMEIAVQSLRIAHQHHLTGEDYSQAMLLELEELDASRIDTLNKLLAGKQAVSRAYNKRVKDKSFEEGEIVWKAILPLGAHIAGYGKWSPTWEGPFVINQILGMGAYRLQDRDGVIHNAPINGKWLKKFHPTMWDSQAVQTDPGIEKEQG